Genomic segment of Malania oleifera isolate guangnan ecotype guangnan chromosome 7, ASM2987363v1, whole genome shotgun sequence:
GTGCTGACGCGCATCAGCACTACCTGACAgccccctctttttttttttcttttaaataaggatgctgacatttttttttatttttttaaaaacctGACAGCCCCAAATTTTTGCCACATGTACGAATTCCCAAGCAAATCTCGCTGCTTAgtctagcgagatttgtttaaatctcactgtatcaagtagtgagattacgtcagagtcattctggaaaatattttcccaaataggatattatttactatatttttttaaaaaaaaaaaaaagataaaccgAGAAAAAACTCCAAAGAAGATCCAGCAGTTTTCTTGCTGAACAAAGCAGCATTAATGGGATGGTACCTCAATACAGAACTCTCCAGTTTCTGGTTCTTTGGCCACAGTAGCAGTCAGGCCAGCAGCAGATGATGACTTTCCAGATGTGTAGACAGATCTTGGAACTAGCCCTGAAGTATATCTGCAAAATTGATAAGAGGGCCATAAATAAAGGTCTAGACAGTTTAAACTAAAAAGTAGGCCAAAATGAAAATGTTAACGTACTTGAGGAAGTGAGACTTAGCACAACTGGGATCTCCAACAATACAGACATTGATATCTCCTCTCAGGTTGATGCCTTCATGGGTAAATTTGTGGACACCACCCAGAAGCATAAGCAGGATTGCTCGCTTGATGTCTTGGTGACCAAAGACAGTTGGGGCAATGCTATCAACAAGTTTATTGAAAAAATCAGGAGTATTCCTCATTCTTTGGACTTCATCTAGCTCTTCAGCCTGCcaaaacaaaataaagtgcacaaAACTCTACGATCATTTGGGCTGTTCTCAAGCATCTAAATTGGGATAGTAGTCACTGGACATTAAACTGGATACAAAAAAGGGATGAGAACAAATGCCCACAGAAGCATTTAGTTCAAATACTAGAGATGGAACACAACTAGCATTAGTTAACAATACAGGAGATGCTCCATAAAAATGAATGCTGCAAGTGACTAAGACCGTCAAAAGGCACAATACATAATCTATGGCATGTATGCTCCAGTAACAGCCTGCAGCATTAACATCTACTAAAACACTCAGAAAGAATTTGTTGGGCAAGACACCTATTCCCATTGAGATAGATGACTTCAAAAGCatgtttaaaaacatttaagtGTGAAGGAGATTCCACAGCAGTGGATCAGAAAAGTACTACTTTCAGATCAGACTTTGAATTACCCTTTCTCTTCCTGCTTTCCAATGTTCCTACTCAATACAAGGAGCTTTCAACACACATTAAAATTTGAGAAAAGCAACCATTAATAATTGGGTTTTGGTATACACAAGGGTTCAACTTAACATCAGAAAGAGTTATTGAATAGTCATATGCTGCTTtcaaattttcccttttttttaatttataaaaatgaaaagaacGAGAACTAACCGTGAACTGCTGGTTGTCATCTTCATCAGCATCCTTTTTTCTATTTCTAAAATCAGTATCGCTTCTGCCATCAGAAACCTGAACAGAACAGAAAAAAATTAGATGACAAAGCACTCCATTCCAAAAAAGTAATAGTAGGAACCAGAAATTGAAAACATTTGACAAGTAACTGCAACCAACAGCTCTGTTGCCAATGCCTGACTACTAAATCACCAACCTGAACTGAATTTGCGATAAAGCCAAGGCGATAGGAAAGGTCTCTCACTCCGAGTGCTCGAAGACCCTTCACACCTGCATGTCCAGCGGCCGAATTCTTTTGTTGGGAGGCATCACGACGGCTTTCAGCTCTCTCGCCAGGGGACGCCAGGGCCATAATGTCAGGTATTACAACCACATTGCCAGTGAAAATGACGCTGTAAGAACAAATAAGGATGTTTTATTAAAATTCTGCAACAATTTAGATAAAAAGGAAACATCAAAAGCATTAAGTTGGAAGGAATTAACTTACGTGTCACCAGCCCTTGCCTGTTCCACAATCTCATGGCGGAGAATGACATCCAAAGACCTGGGCAGGGAGCCAGCAGGTATTTCTTTGGAAGTCTCCTGCATTCTGACCCTCTGCCAATCTGCAAATTTGCTTTCTTGCCTTAGCAGCGCCCATTTTGTTCTATTTGCACAGGTGGCGTTCACACATATTATTGGCTGTAACCCCCAGAGGAAGCACAAAAGAGAGCTTTCAAATCAACTAATTCAAAGCTGCTAAAGCATACTGTTTGGAAGCAATTAAAGGTACATGCCTAAGTTGCTACAAGTGCAACACGTGAATGAACCAACCTCAGTGTATTTAAATTGTTGCTCAACATTCTTGACTATGCTTCCACATTCCAAGCACTTGAAAGTTCCATGGAGAAGTTCTGGTCGAACCTCACTGGTGCGAGTTACCACTCCCATTACTGATACTAGTTTTCCAATTTCTGCTGTAGTTACATCCCTCAATCtacaattgaaatatatataaaggAAGGAGAGTTACAAATTTTGTTTTTAGCTGAACTGGTTCTGTTTTTTATGCCCTTAGGCTGCTTTTGGGAGTATTGATTTcggaccttagatttggatttggggtgggtttggacaaatttcaatacaattttatattacatcttatcaaaatccaatacaactccaaatccaagCCCTCTCCAAACAGGTTAAGGCGGATAATTACTCAAATTATCATTAATAGCACTAAGTAGAGGATCTAAATACCTTTTTAACAAAGGGAGGTTGTAGAAGGCCACATTAATATCCTTGTTGGGGTTATCATCAGCAATAAAGGTGGGTTTCTGTTCCATTACAAATCTCTTGCAGGCATTCCTCAGGTAATGCTCAAACCTACCAGCCCAGAGCCCCAAATCCCCAGATTAACAAAGAAGAGTTAATTTAATCATTCTACTTTAGGAATGAATAAAAAAACGAGAAACTCAAAACAGGCCGTGAAAAAtgggattagggtttttaggAAGTATTACCTAAGATACTCCTCAGAAATGGCCCTCTGAAGATCATCGCTGAAACGCATGACGTGAGAGAAGTCGATGAACATTGTGGTGGACTCATTGGCTTTCATAGCCTCTATCTCCGCTTCATAATGAGGCGATCCTGAATTCGGATCCAGCCTAAACCTGATGAACGGACGACCAGAAATAACACATTAGAACAAATCTACATCATATCTGTCAGGAATGCAACAGTTAAACATAAAAGGAAAATCATGcagatcagagagagagagagagagagagagagaacctctTCAAGAACTCTAAGAAGCTATTCTCCACTTGATCagctttctcgtcgacgaagtagcCGGAGTAATTGTCCATTTGCCGTCTTCGAAATAATCAATTGAATCTGAATCTCTTCCAGTCGGGGAAGGTAGACTACAAAACTGAACCTTAACCTAATTGCGAAGGCCCAACTCAGGTCGGTGCGAGGCGGGAAAATATGCTCCGGCGCACTCGGTTTCCCGCCAAAAAGTAACGAGGCGGGATGAGCGGACGATGTAAGCCAATTTCAACAGCAAAACATCGTGGGCTTCCATTTACATATCAAGGCCCACAAGGCCTTGGCTCTATTCTTTCTATGTTGGAGAAGTATTACTCTGTGGCCCGTTTGGTTAGCGTTtctattaataattattaaatctTGTGCTTGGTTCATTTTTTGATGGAATAGTTATGTTAAATCCAAATACAAAGTCCCAATAACATGCATATCTATTTCGACTTAACCCATAATATATTGAAATCTCAACATTCTAACTGTACTTTcaagaaattttcaaaattattggACCGAATCCCTCTCCTAAGCCGATGTACGCTCCATACCTTTCTCTAATTCCAACATTGTAGTAACCCagataattataaaaattaaataaaaaggaaatagagaaaaagaaaatttcaaaatgatGCAGCAGGATCTCTGCgtgacacgtgtctcgtcaatgaaaagAAACCGAGAAGGGTGATTTCAGAACCTAGAATTTGTCAACGAGGGTATGAGTTCATCGATAAACTCCCttcttgccttcgtcgacaagatgatGTGACTCGTCGATAAGGCCACGTGgccaaaggtctataaatagcagaAAATTGAGATTCAGCGAGAGAAATtcattttttctctatttttctttcttcggCTCAgtttctctccccttctctctagattttttgcTCCGTTTCTCCTCGTTTCAACGATCAGAAGTCGTCACGttgatcctgaggagattctctacaagtctgttagagtagattgttggtttggccaacttgAACACCGTCCCAAAAttaaggtaagtagattattgagctattttcagtattacccggCTTacttgagtttagattttgtgttgtattgaaatatactggtgttttgtggaataaattacgataatttcaaaattatggtgtttttgggaccctgcgggcatgggttgaggaccctaaTTAATATTTCaaggagcccaggtaaattatagttcataAAAGTTCGAGTATGTAGGTtttgagaaatatagttgatttattggaaatatgtatatatgtattatttcagtattttggggatagtacgtcatgtgcgtgaggataaagttggaggtGAACCttccagccagttaggtaagggaaatatgctatgccagataaattagaatttttaccaATAAAGATAGTATAAGATtatgggtatttttaaaatagatattatacagttatgcaaattatatttaatgagttattaactattatgtggcatgagtaatatgagtATAGTACtgaatttatacaacttttacagaatcatgaataggtatacagttttatagaattatgacgTGCAAAATATACAGTTATTTACAGAgcagattatacagtatttatttTAGAGCTATGGTTATccaatattttacagaattatgtatTTACACAGTTTAACACGGTTTAATAGAAAGCATAATATACAGTGAGCATGTTATATACAGATCTCAAAATCATAACAAAcagttatatagttttacagatcagttattacagtttatgtTCAAAACAGACAATACAGTTAATACAGAACAattattacagtgttatggttattacagtagaaacagaatcatggtaaacagtaaaatacatatatatagccttaaaccctgatggaccattacagatcagattacagagaatagtaccgtagctatatagtgGAGAGAGTGCAATCACACATCTCAGTTAGAGTGTGGCATTTTATGGTCGATTGTGCCgttggagagattgcagactcTTTGGTAATCTGATCCAGGGGGAGGGGAGCAATTGCAGTGCTCCCTGGATAGACCCAGGTTGAGGGGCCAATCATACCTTAGTggagttatagttgacttatcctggagGCCCGACCAGAAttaagtcccgccttcaggccgcacaacccatgtcATGAGGGTAtttgaatcatgacatacagttatccgtCCAGGAAAATTTCACGGGTATTGTATATGTATAGGAAATAGTAGGATTACTTATAGCTATTAAACGTATATTCAAATAGAAAGTTTAATAACAGATGTATTTTAAGAAACACAAGTGTGAGTTacattgtatattattattacatgttattttagattcagttaattacaatatatgtatataatttatagaaactcatatgccacactgTTGACCCTATgtgtcattcccagttttgataatgacaaatactctttatatttgataactttcaagtttgtgtgcaggttcttattggcaagttcatatttgatggcacgtgaaagcttgaaacttgaagaccctaaagattagttgatattgtaatttatattttcattcaaatcaggtttgtaatagtaaataggaaaaaggtctataatatttaatgcatatcatgcatgtaggaactacaagctcaagaccttaaaaagaccttagggagcacccttcggtcgaccgacaccgaatttttaggactatctcaaaatggccttaGAAAAGATCCTAGGTTTTGCACAATCACTTAAGAAAGTCCCTAACATCACTTAAAATATCAGAGGaattaattgaagaaaaaaaaaattggacttaattaaAAATCCTGAGAGAGGTCGAGCGAccaaaccctaggagttcaaaactcctcaggcgcccgaactgctggaaagtcagcagtttgactcaGGCTGCCAAACCTTCGCGTTCAAAAAGACCTTGGACGACTGAACTTGctggttcagttaaccgaactttgcttcgagcacccaaacctcggataaaatgctactgactttggttcagtcaatcgaacctaatttcgggcactcgaacttttaaaaattgaatttctgactgagtctattcaggcacccgaacctcagaccgggcacccgaatctcgcgggttaaattattttttactaaggttaaatttaattaaacagggttaattttcctaaaccatttaaaaacaattttaagaataccctacATATCCCTAACAATTATAATTTTGCCATTATCTATATAGAGGGGCTCCTTTGCAAAATTAAGGTGagattagcaatataattagtcaaaaatcctctcaatctcaaaatcctattttccCTATAATACTACCATATACTCTTAAacattcattcccttgatacatcctatccttgtgagagtgttatattgTGTCATTGATTAATATagtttgctcatactcccatttgtttggtTGTTTATTTGATATTGCTTTTGGGGggttaagcaaagagttatcccatatattttacttgataaatcttgtgttgggaaaaactcattagcttgagaatcttagcattgtcattgcaagattccttaaagctttatttgttttgtgtgtgcaaaatattttacaaagttatATTTCAAACAACTCCTGTGCTAAATACATTTGAAAAAATACTTTtaagttcgtttgaatattattgctagtcTCTTtaaaacactaatatgatattgagatttgatatactttgcttagtttcaaagattagcttgtatataatcttgtgcttgattagataaagtcattattctgagtgttgattgcacatgtagaacaccgaacttatagttcttacatacTTGAGATGCATTGATTAGATATTGTGCACAATGGTACATATcaacttatgtaagaagcatttgtttgcaCGCAactttatattgaatatttgtatTCTAGGCCTGGgccagaagagggagactagccttgtggaatagtcccggactagcttagacctaattaggaaagctaggtgcgctatCCTTGTAAGGCGTGTTGGTGGAGGTTAGCTCcatgaattgacctagttgtaactggtttcgctccacccgttaagtgagcattagtagaatccttgtgctggtgtagccaaggcgatgacgtaggcatagttggctgaaacccgataacatatcatgtgtctatttatatttccgcactttatatttaccgcacgtgtatgttatagtgtgaataatgcgtatgatttaatttccacattatatttatctgcgcatttggaaattgcatagatagaccttaggttgtgtatatactgttacTCGATAGATTAatctaggagataaatttttaaatttccaattcacccccctattgggaatacaccaaagctaacacacacattggtaatagcatatttcgtcttattgagcgttgtcatATCCTagttatttaatattttcaggtgatccagctagacgggCAGACCATGCTCATAAATAAAGGAGATATCAGTTctgccctgtttatagggtaagtagtTTTTGGAAGAAATGTATTTTTGTATAGATCCTAGGGCATCTGGACTTTTAAACTAGAGTGATGTACATAAGTGATGGAACTTTTGGTATTGTGTTTCTAGTTGTACACTTTACGTTTTCTACTACCTAGGTATGAATATGTTTTTGGGTATCAGAGAACAAGATATATTTACCAGTcaatattatttatgaaaaatcaagtcattacaatttggtatcagagtctaggttgttaggtttgtagactctagagcatagcgaaaaataataccataatttaggaatggaattttgagaatAATAGAATAGATTAGCGAGTTAATGTTGAGGAATTAAgatgaaatttagggttctattctgtAGTCTGGAAGTAGGAACTTCGGgatggtttttgtgtttttcctgaggtgacgattctaggaaaatcatagtaaactatcatcggtttcTAATTCTATACGGTAGAACTAGAGCTTAAATTAGAAATATGAGGTATAGAGATATTTAATTAGAATAGGATTATGAGGTTTGGATTCTTAGGATAATCTAGTGTtatttcaggatggatccagaacgCAGTAGCGCCCACGCTAGTGGAGATGATGGAATAGGACCTTCTGGTGCGGGAGGTGGCGATTCAAATGCAGTATTgcgtagtgtagctcagcaggtcgTGGCTAAGATAGCACAAAACTCCAGGGAGCAAGGTGGTCCGTCTACAGCACAGGgctgcacaatagagaaattgaCAAAGATGAACtttccagcattttcaggagcagctgatcttgcagttgctgagaactggatgcaggggATAGAGAATATACTAATGGTgcttcattgcaccgatgagcagagagtcctctatgccaTGTATAAGTTGGCAGGAGAGGCCAAGGGATGGTGGACGACCATGAAGTTACTAAAGGAGCAGAGATCCATTATAGTGTTCATGACttgggcccgattcagggacatattctttgacagatactatccTGTCTCGGTCAAAGAGGCTAAAGTACAGGAATTTCTGAGCTTGTCCTAGGGATCGATGACAATCTAACAGTACGCAGTGAAATTCATCGAGTTGTCGtgtttctgcccttatattgtcccagatgaacctaagaaggctaggatgtttgagaggaatTTGAAGCAGGACATTTATAGACACATGGAAGTACTGAAGATACAGGATTTCTCAAAGTTGGTTGACAAGTCCACAATAGTAGAGAAGGGTTTGCCGAGAGAGACTGAGATACAGAGCCCAA
This window contains:
- the LOC131160213 gene encoding DNA replication licensing factor MCM6 — encoded protein: MDNYSGYFVDEKADQVENSFLEFLKRFRLDPNSGSPHYEAEIEAMKANESTTMFIDFSHVMRFSDDLQRAISEEYLRFEHYLRNACKRFVMEQKPTFIADDNPNKDINVAFYNLPLLKRLRDVTTAEIGKLVSVMGVVTRTSEVRPELLHGTFKCLECGSIVKNVEQQFKYTEPIICVNATCANRTKWALLRQESKFADWQRVRMQETSKEIPAGSLPRSLDVILRHEIVEQARAGDTVIFTGNVVVIPDIMALASPGERAESRRDASQQKNSAAGHAGVKGLRALGVRDLSYRLGFIANSVQVSDGRSDTDFRNRKKDADEDDNQQFTAEELDEVQRMRNTPDFFNKLVDSIAPTVFGHQDIKRAILLMLLGGVHKFTHEGINLRGDINVCIVGDPSCAKSHFLKYTSGLVPRSVYTSGKSSSAAGLTATVAKEPETGEFCIEAGALMLADNGICCIDEFDKMDIRDQVAIHEAMEQQTISITKAGIQATLNARTSILAAANPTGGRYDKSKPLKYNVALPPAILSRFDLVYVMIDDPDDQTDYHIAHHIVRVHQKHEDALAPTFTTAQLKRYIAFAKTLKPKLNSEARKLLVDSYVALRRGDTTPGSRVAYRMTVRQLEALIRLSEAIARSYLETQVQPRHVRVAVRLLKTSIISVESSEIDLSEFQEQNPDGADSGHGGSSGSGPGIAEPTASAAEPADGSTEGGPSPANQPGKKLVISDDYFQRVTHALVMRLRQHEEAVMHDGTGLAGMRQRDLIQWYVAQQNEKNNYSSMEEAANEVAKIKAIIESLIRREGHLIVVDDGRQAAAEGEEVRQSSISRNDRILAVAPNYVID